A single Chloracidobacterium sp. DNA region contains:
- the ppk1 gene encoding polyphosphate kinase 1 codes for MLSKVGGKDSKKANEVNSVENAAAAFDGQLLFNRELAWLEFNRQVLEEAFRDGVPVLERLKFLSIFSTNLDEFFMIRVSGLKEQIDEGISELSPDGMTAEDQLDELRKRLRPMLKRQVNHLQQTVLPELKKAGLTIEPYKGLNAKDRKKLDKYFRDNLFPILTPQSVDSSHPFPYISNLSLNIGLFIEPDRAFTQKSLKHLYRQKRFTRIKLPPTASRLIPIDEKKGRFALIEEVIAANVQEIFPNMKTSDSFLFRVTRDADIELREDEAGDLLRTLERELQRRRDRFPVRLEVSATMPDKMLRVLTMGIGLSNIDVDRIEGLLDIPDLMQLYGLVKPNLKDKPFQTRHPISLHGKKSAFDVIKRQDVLLHHPYNSFSVVSDFIAEAAEDPDVQAIKICLYRTGKDSPIVDSLMRASRLGKQVTALVELKARFDEENNIEWARRLENEGVHVVYGISSLKTHSKVLLVIRREKDKLVRYVHLATGNYNPATSKIYTDLGLLTTDEEIGVDATNLFNMLTGYSQQMKYHRLLVAPLNLRETIVQMIRREVRNKSAGKPARIIAKFNSLTDVAIVKELYAASKAGVEIDLIVRGICVLRPGIKGLSENIRVRSVIGRLLEHSRVFYFANGGDDADEEVYIGSADWMMRNLDRRIEVLVPILGADIRKYIKDTFLDAYLKDDVNARVLRPDGTYRKVAVSASNPFDSQMYFVGRDVAD; via the coding sequence ATGTTAAGCAAAGTGGGTGGAAAAGATAGCAAAAAGGCCAACGAGGTAAACTCGGTTGAGAATGCCGCGGCGGCATTTGACGGTCAGTTGCTATTCAACCGTGAACTCGCGTGGCTCGAATTTAACCGGCAGGTGTTGGAAGAAGCGTTTCGCGACGGTGTTCCGGTGCTTGAGCGGCTTAAATTTCTGTCGATCTTCTCGACCAATCTCGACGAGTTCTTTATGATCCGCGTCTCCGGACTTAAGGAGCAGATCGACGAAGGCATTAGCGAACTTTCGCCTGACGGAATGACCGCGGAGGATCAGCTTGACGAATTGCGAAAGCGTCTGCGGCCGATGCTCAAACGACAGGTCAATCATTTGCAGCAAACGGTGCTGCCGGAACTGAAAAAGGCCGGATTGACGATCGAGCCGTATAAAGGCCTGAACGCCAAAGACCGCAAAAAGCTCGATAAGTATTTTCGCGATAATCTATTTCCGATCCTGACGCCACAGTCGGTCGATTCCAGCCATCCTTTTCCATATATTTCCAATTTAAGCCTCAATATCGGACTCTTTATCGAGCCGGATCGTGCATTTACGCAGAAGAGCCTGAAGCACCTATATCGGCAAAAGCGATTTACGCGGATCAAATTGCCGCCCACAGCCTCGCGGTTGATACCCATCGACGAGAAAAAAGGACGGTTTGCTCTTATCGAAGAGGTGATCGCGGCGAATGTTCAAGAAATATTTCCGAATATGAAAACTTCGGACTCGTTTCTATTTCGCGTCACGCGTGATGCCGACATCGAGCTTCGTGAGGACGAGGCCGGTGACTTGCTCAGGACTCTGGAACGCGAACTGCAACGCCGTCGTGACCGGTTTCCGGTCCGGTTGGAGGTCTCGGCGACGATGCCCGATAAGATGCTCCGCGTTCTGACTATGGGCATCGGCCTGAGCAATATCGACGTTGACCGTATCGAAGGACTTCTCGATATTCCGGACTTGATGCAGCTTTACGGCTTGGTCAAGCCTAACCTTAAGGACAAACCGTTTCAGACGCGGCACCCGATATCGCTGCACGGTAAAAAGAGTGCATTCGATGTGATCAAACGTCAGGATGTGTTGCTGCATCATCCATATAACTCTTTTAGCGTCGTTTCGGATTTTATCGCTGAGGCCGCTGAGGACCCGGACGTCCAGGCAATAAAGATATGTTTGTATCGTACGGGAAAGGACTCGCCGATCGTCGATTCGCTGATGCGCGCCAGTCGCCTCGGCAAACAGGTGACGGCACTGGTCGAGCTCAAGGCACGTTTTGACGAGGAGAACAATATCGAGTGGGCCAGACGTCTTGAGAATGAAGGCGTCCACGTCGTTTACGGCATAAGCTCATTAAAAACTCATTCCAAAGTTCTTTTGGTGATTCGTCGCGAAAAGGACAAGCTCGTCCGATATGTCCATCTTGCGACCGGAAATTATAATCCGGCGACCTCCAAGATCTACACCGACCTCGGCCTCCTCACGACCGACGAAGAAATTGGGGTTGACGCGACAAATCTATTTAATATGCTGACGGGGTATTCGCAGCAGATGAAATATCATCGGCTATTGGTCGCACCGCTCAACCTGCGTGAAACGATCGTCCAAATGATCCGCCGCGAGGTGCGTAATAAGTCGGCCGGCAAGCCGGCACGGATCATCGCTAAGTTTAACAGCCTCACCGACGTTGCGATCGTGAAGGAACTCTACGCTGCATCAAAAGCCGGCGTCGAGATCGACCTGATCGTGCGTGGTATCTGCGTGCTTAGGCCCGGGATCAAGGGTTTGTCCGAGAATATACGCGTTCGTTCGGTGATCGGACGTCTGCTCGAGCACAGTCGCGTATTCTATTTTGCCAATGGCGGCGACGATGCGGATGAAGAGGTCTATATCGGGAGTGCTGACTGGATGATGAGAAACCTGGACCGGCGGATCGAGGTTCTGGTTCCGATCCTCGGTGCCGATATCCGAAAGTACATAAAAGATACGTTTCTGGATGCTTATCTAAAGGATGACGTCAATGCCCGTGTGTTAAGGCCAGACGGCACTTACCGCAAGGTGGCCGTTTCCGCCTCAAATCCCTTCGATTCGCAAATGTATTTTGTTGGACGGGATGTCGCGGATTAA
- the cyaB gene encoding class IV adenylate cyclase: MAIEIEKKYRLDKKLLVEMEAKLRELNAVFVDDVFEENYLHRGQLLDDRNAVLRVRKTGNTNLLTYKEKVGTSPDSDFKHKIEFETMVADVEATERIIEKLGYRLAVVYEKHRKSWHLGNVEVVLDELPFGYYMEIEGSVQDIIEAEKLLGAERFESELRGYPRLTAKFGKQVNGIMESRFEKTATV; the protein is encoded by the coding sequence ATGGCTATAGAAATTGAAAAAAAATACCGTTTGGACAAAAAACTGCTTGTCGAAATGGAAGCAAAGCTTCGAGAGTTGAATGCCGTCTTCGTTGACGACGTTTTCGAGGAAAATTATCTGCATCGCGGGCAACTGCTTGACGACCGAAATGCCGTGCTGCGCGTCCGTAAAACCGGCAATACTAATCTGCTCACCTATAAAGAAAAGGTCGGGACGAGCCCGGACAGCGACTTCAAACACAAGATCGAGTTTGAAACGATGGTCGCAGACGTCGAGGCAACCGAACGGATCATCGAAAAACTCGGCTACCGACTTGCGGTAGTGTACGAAAAGCACCGTAAGTCTTGGCATTTAGGAAATGTCGAGGTCGTATTGGACGAACTGCCGTTCGGATATTATATGGAGATCGAAGGCTCGGTCCAAGACATTATCGAAGCCGAAAAGTTGCTCGGTGCCGAGCGATTCGAGTCTGAGTTGCGTGGATATCCGCGTTTGACCGCAAAATTCGGAAAACAGGTCAACGGTATTATGGAATCGAGGTTTGAAAAGACAGCAACGGTTTAA
- a CDS encoding BrxA/BrxB family bacilliredoxin — translation MPYPEMMIHGMRQELAQLGIEETKTTEAVDEAVKNTDGTVMVVVNSVCGCAAGGVRPGIAMALQNAAHKPDRSITVFAGADIDATDTARAYFEGYAPSSPAIGILQNGKLVQMFERRDLEGRPAMTIAQSLVEAFESHCVKTDAANN, via the coding sequence ATGCCTTATCCAGAAATGATGATCCACGGAATGCGACAGGAACTTGCGCAGCTCGGGATAGAAGAAACCAAAACCACTGAGGCCGTCGACGAAGCCGTCAAAAATACTGACGGAACGGTGATGGTCGTCGTCAACTCGGTCTGCGGCTGTGCCGCCGGCGGTGTCCGCCCGGGAATCGCGATGGCGCTTCAGAATGCTGCGCACAAGCCTGATCGTTCGATCACTGTGTTTGCCGGTGCGGACATAGATGCCACCGACACTGCCCGTGCCTATTTCGAGGGATATGCTCCGTCGTCACCGGCGATCGGCATTCTGCAAAACGGCAAACTCGTACAGATGTTCGAACGCCGTGACCTCGAAGGCCGTCCGGCGATGACGATAGCACAGTCGCTGGTCGAAGCTTTTGAATCGCATTGCGTCAAGACGGATGCGGCAAATAACTAG
- a CDS encoding PilZ domain-containing protein, translated as MSISQRQHIRFSLDLPAWIYTKFGEKQQTLLQQISIGGCFTGWEENIYIGDEFRMEIQMPNGNYIPLHCKALYRFEHTGIGVKFVDITEFEQELITQIIAARLDAEGVPLQVNPFAHPPTFADQESTPRVTDIREKTDAILERIMTPD; from the coding sequence ATGTCAATCAGCCAACGCCAGCACATACGATTTTCGCTCGACCTTCCGGCGTGGATATACACGAAGTTTGGCGAAAAGCAGCAAACTCTGCTGCAGCAGATAAGTATCGGCGGTTGCTTTACCGGATGGGAAGAGAATATCTACATCGGCGATGAATTTCGGATGGAAATTCAGATGCCGAACGGCAATTATATACCGCTGCACTGCAAGGCTCTGTACCGTTTTGAACACACCGGGATTGGTGTAAAATTTGTCGATATTACCGAATTTGAACAAGAGCTGATCACTCAGATCATCGCCGCCAGGCTCGACGCCGAAGGCGTTCCCCTACAAGTCAATCCGTTTGCCCATCCGCCGACGTTCGCCGACCAAGAGTCAACTCCGCGGGTCACGGACATCCGCGAAAAGACCGACGCCATCCTGGAGCGGATAATGACCCCAGACTAA
- the radA gene encoding DNA repair protein RadA, with protein MAKQPATIFVCQSCGGQSRKWLGQCPDCQEWNTLVEERFRPTPSIDTKHNYVSQYRQTSPIAYGTIESQDESRTPSGIDELDRVLGGGIVAGSLVLIGGAPGIGKSTIVIQMADKLSRHGAKVLYVSGEESERQIKMRGERLSVEAENLFLLPETNLQAILAETDKLRPDFVIVDSIQTVFSDKIESAPGSVSQVRDVAAQFMMFAKQTGTPVFLTGHVTKEGSIAGPKTLEHIVDTVLYFEGDRHHNHRIIRATKNRFGAANEIGVFEMTNAGLIAVANPSELFLQERPENATGSVVTVCMEGTRPLLVEVQALVSGTKFGTGRRMTQGFDQNRASLLIAVMEKQLGFQLAADDVFINVAGGMEIDEPAADLGIIGSIASSFRNLQVPPETALFGEVGLTGEVRGVLQAQARAREAQTLGFKKLILPESNKKGLEKLLGIRVVGVKNLEQAMDELF; from the coding sequence ATGGCGAAACAACCGGCAACAATATTCGTTTGTCAGAGCTGCGGCGGGCAGTCGCGTAAGTGGCTCGGGCAGTGCCCCGACTGTCAGGAATGGAACACGTTGGTCGAAGAGCGTTTCCGGCCAACGCCGTCGATCGACACCAAACATAATTATGTCTCGCAGTACCGCCAGACCTCCCCGATCGCCTATGGCACGATCGAATCGCAGGACGAATCGCGGACTCCGTCGGGCATCGACGAACTCGACCGCGTACTCGGCGGCGGCATCGTTGCGGGCTCACTGGTGCTGATCGGTGGTGCTCCGGGCATCGGCAAATCGACCATAGTCATCCAGATGGCCGATAAGCTCAGCCGCCACGGTGCAAAGGTGCTCTACGTGTCAGGCGAAGAGTCAGAACGCCAGATCAAGATGCGAGGCGAACGCCTGAGCGTCGAGGCCGAAAATCTTTTCCTTTTGCCGGAGACCAATCTGCAAGCGATACTGGCCGAAACTGATAAATTGAGGCCCGATTTTGTCATTGTCGACTCGATCCAGACCGTTTTCAGCGACAAGATCGAGTCGGCTCCGGGCAGCGTTTCGCAAGTTCGGGATGTGGCGGCGCAGTTTATGATGTTTGCCAAACAAACAGGGACGCCCGTCTTCCTGACTGGCCACGTCACCAAGGAAGGCTCGATCGCCGGGCCCAAGACGCTCGAACACATTGTCGATACCGTTCTTTATTTTGAGGGCGACCGCCACCACAATCACCGCATCATCCGCGCGACCAAAAATCGTTTTGGAGCGGCAAACGAGATCGGCGTTTTCGAAATGACCAACGCTGGTCTGATCGCCGTTGCCAATCCGTCCGAGCTTTTCCTGCAAGAGCGGCCCGAGAATGCAACCGGATCAGTCGTCACCGTCTGTATGGAGGGCACGCGGCCGCTGCTGGTCGAGGTGCAGGCATTAGTGAGCGGCACCAAGTTTGGCACTGGGCGCCGAATGACGCAGGGCTTTGACCAAAATCGCGCATCGCTGCTGATCGCTGTTATGGAAAAGCAGCTCGGCTTTCAGCTTGCGGCCGACGATGTCTTTATCAATGTCGCCGGAGGTATGGAGATCGACGAACCGGCCGCCGACCTCGGGATCATCGGCTCGATCGCCTCGAGCTTTCGCAATCTGCAAGTCCCGCCCGAAACCGCCCTATTTGGCGAGGTCGGCCTGACCGGCGAAGTCCGCGGTGTGCTTCAGGCCCAAGCCAGAGCCCGCGAAGCTCAAACCCTTGGATTTAAAAAGCTGATCCTGCCGGAATCGAATAAAAAAGGCCTGGAAAAGCTTTTAGGAATTAGAGTTGTAGGCGTTAAAAACCTCGAACAGGCGATGGATGAGTTGTTTTGA
- a CDS encoding tryptophan-rich sensory protein: MTQSINSQDRIRSVLVLIATIATITFNLLAAGGYVNGVSPDMISNKYPTVITPAGYAFTMWSLIYVGIIAFSVYQLLPNQLARFRSVRTLYVISCLLNCAWIYFWHREQIAISFGLIVALCLTLVLILRNFRDAEDPGFALLTKAPFGFYAGWVAAASIVNLAVVLKWANVEMTPRGWNIFGVVCILAAAALAIAARVWLRNYLFPLAIAWAVSSIAVKQSGNTAIVVAAAVATVIGLVTAGSIVTSLKDSTNKNA; this comes from the coding sequence ATGACTCAATCGATAAATTCGCAAGACCGCATTCGGTCGGTACTCGTCCTGATAGCGACGATCGCAACGATCACGTTTAACTTATTGGCGGCTGGAGGATATGTGAATGGCGTATCGCCGGATATGATCTCGAACAAGTATCCAACTGTGATCACACCGGCGGGATATGCGTTCACGATGTGGAGTTTGATCTACGTCGGCATCATAGCATTTAGCGTTTATCAGTTGTTGCCCAACCAACTTGCACGCTTTCGGTCGGTTCGCACGCTCTATGTTATCAGTTGTTTGTTGAATTGTGCCTGGATATATTTCTGGCACCGCGAGCAGATCGCTATCAGCTTTGGTTTGATCGTCGCCCTTTGTTTGACGCTCGTCTTGATCCTGCGCAATTTTCGCGATGCCGAAGACCCGGGCTTTGCATTGTTAACTAAAGCTCCATTCGGCTTTTACGCGGGTTGGGTGGCCGCCGCATCGATCGTAAATCTTGCGGTCGTGCTGAAGTGGGCAAATGTGGAAATGACGCCGCGGGGTTGGAATATTTTCGGGGTCGTGTGTATCTTGGCGGCGGCAGCCCTGGCTATCGCGGCCCGGGTCTGGCTGCGAAATTATCTCTTTCCGCTGGCGATCGCTTGGGCAGTGTCTTCGATCGCGGTGAAACAGAGCGGAAACACGGCCATAGTTGTGGCCGCTGCGGTTGCGACAGTGATCGGACTTGTCACGGCCGGCAGTATTGTCACCAGTCTGAAAGATTCGACTAACAAAAACGCGTGA
- the aroE gene encoding shikimate dehydrogenase — protein sequence MNDGLICISTCAETAEELRLQLDGADATGDAAEVRFDCLRPDELQKAIEMIGSIGLQIPLIATFRSPAQGGRGRATFDERVQFWQSLPNDYFAVDLEDDIIQFAPAGVRRIASFHDLDGIPDDIEAVYGRLASSGDIVKIAVRADDATDALAVWNLIEKAKNDGKPMIAIAMGDGGKWTRILGPAHGAFLTFAASSDGMATADGQITAKEMSDVYRVRELGGGSLVFGVLGNPIAQSMSPFMHNPAFASAGIDAVFVSLLVKDIGVFLRRMVRPETREAELNFGGFSVTMPHKQTIMQYLDAIDPTAEKIGAVNTVKIDRGMLTGFNTDAHGFISPLKAKFGDLKGARVAVCGAGGAARAAVYALKLESADVIVLARDKQKARLFGDEFGVEWGQLTEDACGVDIIVDSTPAGMKGPLENETLFMAEGLSGVKLVYDLVTKLTDTPLIREARLAGIPTIGGIEMLIAQGTRQFEIWTGREAPAELMRDSLLAGMER from the coding sequence GTGAACGACGGCCTGATCTGTATCTCAACCTGTGCCGAAACGGCCGAGGAATTGCGTTTGCAATTGGACGGAGCGGACGCCACGGGCGATGCTGCTGAGGTTAGATTTGACTGTCTGCGACCCGACGAACTGCAAAAGGCGATCGAGATGATAGGCTCGATCGGCCTGCAGATACCTCTCATCGCGACCTTTCGATCTCCGGCGCAGGGTGGTCGCGGGCGGGCGACATTCGACGAGCGCGTGCAGTTTTGGCAAAGCCTGCCGAATGACTATTTTGCAGTCGATCTCGAGGACGACATTATCCAATTTGCCCCGGCGGGCGTGCGTCGCATCGCGTCCTTTCACGATCTCGATGGCATTCCGGATGATATCGAAGCGGTTTACGGCAGACTTGCGAGCAGCGGCGACATCGTCAAGATCGCGGTTCGGGCGGACGATGCAACTGACGCCTTGGCGGTCTGGAATCTGATCGAGAAAGCGAAAAATGACGGCAAGCCGATGATCGCGATCGCGATGGGCGATGGCGGCAAATGGACGCGGATCTTAGGGCCTGCACACGGAGCGTTTCTGACATTCGCCGCATCATCTGACGGAATGGCGACGGCCGACGGACAGATCACCGCGAAAGAGATGAGTGACGTTTACCGCGTCAGGGAACTCGGAGGCGGAAGCCTTGTGTTCGGCGTTTTGGGTAACCCGATCGCTCAGTCGATGTCACCGTTTATGCACAATCCCGCATTTGCTTCGGCCGGTATTGATGCAGTTTTTGTAAGTCTTCTGGTCAAGGACATCGGTGTATTCTTAAGACGAATGGTGCGGCCGGAGACTAGGGAAGCTGAGCTTAATTTCGGTGGTTTTTCGGTCACGATGCCGCATAAGCAGACGATAATGCAGTACCTTGACGCGATCGATCCGACGGCCGAAAAGATAGGGGCGGTCAATACCGTCAAGATCGATCGAGGGATGCTGACGGGCTTTAATACAGACGCACACGGATTTATCTCACCTTTGAAAGCAAAGTTTGGCGATCTAAAAGGCGCGAGGGTTGCGGTCTGTGGTGCGGGCGGTGCCGCGCGTGCGGCGGTCTATGCGTTAAAGTTAGAAAGTGCGGACGTGATCGTGTTGGCACGCGACAAGCAAAAGGCGCGTCTGTTCGGCGACGAATTTGGTGTCGAATGGGGACAGCTTACCGAGGATGCGTGCGGCGTGGACATTATTGTCGATTCGACGCCCGCCGGGATGAAAGGGCCGTTGGAGAATGAAACGCTATTTATGGCTGAGGGTCTGAGCGGCGTAAAATTAGTCTATGACCTCGTGACGAAACTCACCGATACGCCGCTTATACGCGAAGCCAGACTTGCCGGCATCCCGACGATCGGCGGCATCGAAATGCTCATCGCTCAGGGCACCAGGCAGTTCGAGATATGGACCGGTCGCGAGGCACCGGCGGAACTGATGCGGGATTCACTGCTTGCCGGAATGGAAAGATAA
- a CDS encoding zf-TFIIB domain-containing protein, with translation MDIEALNCPNCGVGVASDHTQCEFCNSRLKTMACPSCMGLMFVGTQFCGHCGEKMVEAATPEGDGLGNCPRCKSGLEMLKIADTAFRECLRCDGLWADVATFERLCVEREEQSAVMGFIGDRESHTVSASKISYVPCPDCSQLMNRSNFARASGVIIDICKRHGVWFDAEELPRIIEFIQSGGMELARQKEKVEIEEQRKRLREEQRKYGAEEPQTGLGSIFASDSNASIRSFVRRLFD, from the coding sequence ATGGATATCGAAGCCCTAAATTGTCCTAACTGCGGCGTTGGCGTCGCGAGCGATCACACACAGTGCGAATTTTGTAACTCGCGTTTGAAAACGATGGCGTGCCCATCGTGTATGGGCCTGATGTTTGTCGGGACACAATTCTGCGGGCACTGCGGCGAAAAAATGGTTGAAGCCGCGACGCCCGAAGGCGACGGTCTTGGCAATTGTCCGCGATGCAAATCAGGCCTGGAAATGCTGAAGATCGCCGATACGGCGTTTCGCGAGTGTTTGAGATGCGACGGGCTCTGGGCCGATGTTGCGACATTTGAGCGGCTATGTGTCGAGCGTGAAGAGCAATCTGCCGTCATGGGCTTTATCGGCGACCGCGAATCTCACACCGTGTCGGCTTCCAAGATCAGCTATGTTCCGTGTCCCGATTGTAGCCAACTGATGAATCGCAGCAATTTTGCGAGGGCATCCGGCGTTATTATCGATATTTGTAAACGTCACGGTGTGTGGTTTGACGCCGAGGAACTGCCGCGGATAATCGAATTTATCCAAAGCGGCGGAATGGAACTCGCGAGGCAGAAGGAAAAGGTAGAGATCGAGGAACAACGCAAACGGCTTCGCGAAGAGCAACGGAAATACGGTGCCGAAGAACCTCAGACCGGGCTCGGTTCGATCTTTGCAAGTGATAGCAATGCGAGCATCCGATCATTTGTCCGACGTCTTTTCGATTAG
- a CDS encoding ThiF family adenylyltransferase: MNERYSRQILFREIGVDGQQKLLESRVLLVGCGALGASHAEMLARAGVGKLRIVDRDFVEYTNLQRQTLFSEDDAAERTPKAIAAKQRIAAVNSEIEVEAIIADVNHSNVEALINGCDLVIDGTDNFQVRYLVNDACVKLGTPWIYGAAVSSYGTTMTIIPGKTPCLRCVFDEMPDAGSAPTCDTAGVIMPIITTISAVQVAEALKLLIGKIDALHGSLMQFDLWANDRQSIKLVEPNPDCRTCGLRIFDYLDTETPEFSAALCGRNAVQIAPPHAITLDLDQLAERLQFVVSVNQNEYLLRFTSGEYEMTVFRDGRAIVKGTDDLAAARSMYARFVGS, translated from the coding sequence TTGAACGAAAGATACAGCCGACAAATATTATTCAGGGAGATCGGAGTTGACGGTCAGCAGAAGTTGCTCGAATCGAGGGTTCTGCTCGTTGGCTGCGGAGCTCTCGGGGCATCGCACGCCGAGATGCTGGCACGTGCGGGCGTCGGGAAGTTGCGGATCGTCGATCGGGACTTTGTGGAATACACCAATCTGCAGCGACAGACATTGTTCAGCGAGGACGACGCCGCGGAGCGCACGCCCAAAGCTATCGCGGCAAAGCAGCGGATCGCCGCAGTGAACTCCGAGATCGAGGTCGAGGCGATCATTGCAGACGTAAATCATTCGAATGTGGAGGCGCTCATCAACGGATGCGACCTTGTTATAGACGGCACGGATAATTTTCAGGTCCGTTATCTGGTCAATGACGCGTGCGTCAAACTCGGCACACCGTGGATATATGGTGCGGCCGTGTCGAGTTACGGAACGACGATGACGATCATTCCGGGAAAGACGCCGTGCCTGCGATGTGTTTTTGACGAAATGCCGGACGCCGGATCTGCTCCGACGTGTGACACCGCCGGCGTGATAATGCCGATAATTACGACCATTTCGGCCGTGCAGGTGGCCGAAGCGTTAAAACTGCTGATCGGCAAGATCGATGCACTGCACGGGTCGCTGATGCAGTTTGACCTATGGGCAAATGACCGGCAAAGCATCAAACTCGTCGAGCCGAATCCCGATTGTCGGACGTGCGGCCTGCGCATTTTCGACTATCTCGACACCGAGACACCGGAGTTTTCGGCGGCACTGTGCGGCCGTAACGCGGTGCAGATCGCCCCACCGCACGCGATCACGCTCGATCTCGACCAACTGGCTGAGCGACTGCAGTTTGTCGTCAGCGTCAATCAAAACGAATATCTTCTGCGATTTACGTCAGGTGAATATGAAATGACGGTCTTTCGTGACGGACGGGCGATCGTTAAAGGCACGGATGACCTAGCGGCTGCCCGTTCTATGTATGCGAGATTTGTAGGTAGCTGA
- a CDS encoding NAD(P)/FAD-dependent oxidoreductase: MGDTPRVVIIGGGFGGLWAAKALAKLPVDVTLIDRKNHHVFQPLLYQVATAVLSPGEIAQPIRRILHRNKNTEILLGDAVGFDTDTQNVRLSDGEVVPYDYLIVAAGARHSYFGHDEWESSAPGLKTLEDAVDIRRRVLLAFEMAERDAYLTGEQRSLTFVIVGGGPTGVELAGAIADIARKALAKDFNAIDTTSAKVILFEGSDRVLGTFAGDLSESGKSQLEDLGVEVRLNNFVREIEPGQVKVGEQWIECDLVLWATGVAASPLGKALGVETDRAGRVHIERDLSVPGYKNIFVIGDMASLMQENGEPVPGVSPAAMQMGRAAAGNISCDIKGEPRTDFRYVDKGKMATIGRRKAIAEAAGLKFKGFIAWLMWLFLHVFFLIGFRNRFSVMFEWFWAYLTRERSARLIIGDADELVEATAFIRARSALNITKKS; the protein is encoded by the coding sequence ATGGGCGATACTCCAAGGGTAGTGATAATCGGCGGCGGTTTTGGCGGACTCTGGGCAGCCAAGGCTTTGGCAAAGCTTCCGGTCGATGTCACGCTGATCGATCGCAAAAATCACCACGTTTTCCAACCGTTGCTCTATCAAGTCGCAACTGCCGTACTCTCGCCGGGCGAGATCGCCCAACCGATACGCCGCATCCTGCACCGAAACAAGAATACCGAGATTTTACTCGGCGACGCCGTTGGTTTTGATACGGACACGCAGAACGTGAGACTGTCCGACGGTGAGGTCGTGCCGTACGACTATCTGATCGTCGCGGCGGGTGCGAGGCACTCTTATTTTGGCCACGATGAATGGGAGTCGTCGGCACCCGGACTGAAAACGCTGGAGGATGCGGTGGACATCCGCCGCCGCGTTCTGCTCGCCTTCGAAATGGCCGAGCGTGACGCATATCTGACTGGTGAGCAACGAAGCCTCACCTTTGTCATTGTCGGTGGTGGACCAACCGGCGTTGAACTCGCCGGGGCGATCGCCGATATCGCAAGAAAGGCTCTTGCAAAGGACTTCAACGCGATCGATACGACGTCGGCAAAGGTAATTTTGTTTGAGGGTTCTGACCGTGTCCTCGGTACATTTGCCGGCGACCTTTCGGAAAGCGGAAAGTCACAGCTAGAAGATCTGGGCGTCGAGGTCAGGCTCAACAATTTTGTCAGAGAGATAGAACCCGGACAGGTGAAGGTCGGTGAGCAGTGGATCGAATGTGATCTTGTGCTTTGGGCAACCGGTGTCGCCGCATCGCCGCTGGGCAAGGCTCTCGGCGTTGAAACAGATCGTGCCGGACGCGTACACATCGAACGCGATCTATCGGTGCCGGGCTATAAAAATATCTTTGTTATCGGCGATATGGCGTCGTTGATGCAGGAAAATGGTGAGCCTGTGCCGGGCGTCAGTCCGGCGGCTATGCAGATGGGCAGGGCCGCCGCCGGAAATATTTCGTGTGACATCAAGGGCGAACCGCGAACGGACTTTAGGTACGTGGACAAAGGCAAAATGGCAACTATCGGCCGCCGCAAGGCGATCGCGGAGGCCGCCGGGCTTAAGTTCAAGGGATTTATCGCGTGGCTGATGTGGCTCTTTTTGCACGTGTTCTTCCTGATCGGTTTTCGCAATCGATTTTCCGTAATGTTCGAATGGTTTTGGGCTTATCTTACCCGGGAGCGAAGTGCCAGATTGATCATCGGCGATGCCGACGAACTCGTTGAGGCAACGGCATTCATCAGGGCAAGATCCGCTCTGAATATAACCAAAAAAAGCTGA